GATATTACTCCCATTCGATGGTGCTGGGAGGCTTCGACGATATGTCGTAGACCACTCGGTTGATGCCACGCACCTCCCTGATTATGCGGTTTGAAATCGCACCCAGCACTTCATGCGGTATGGGAAACCAGTCCGCGGTCATCCCATCAGTTGCCTCCACAGCTCTAAGCGCAGCGACATGCTCATAGGTGCGCTCATCTCCCATGACCCCCACTGAGCGGACGGGTAGCAGGACCACAAATGCCTGCCAAATATCGCGGTACAGACCGGCCTTGCGGATTTCCTCCATTGCGATCGCGTCCGCCTCTTGCAGTAGCGCTACCCTTTCGGGTGTGACTTCCCCGAGGATCCTGACGGCCAGTCCGGGTCCGGGGAACGGGTGCCTCCACACTATGCTTTCGGGGACCCCCAACTCCATACCCAGCTCCCTGACCTCGTCTTTAAAGAGTTCTCTCAGGGGTTCTATTAGCTTGAGGTGCATTCTGTCGGGCAGGCCTCCAACGTTGTGGTGGCTTTTTATCGTAGCGGACGGACCGCCCTTGAACGAAACGCTTTCTATAACGTCCGGATAGAGTGTGCCCTGTGCCAAAAATTTGACATCAGGGAACTTTGAGGACTCTTCCTCGAAAACCCTGATGAACTCCTCTCCAATGATCTTTCTTTTGCGTTCCGGATCAGTCACCCCGCGAAGTTTGCTTAGGAATCGATCGGAAGCGTCCACATAATCCAATTTGATGCCGAGATGATCCTGAAAGGTGGACAATACTTCATGCACCTCTCCCTTTCTCAGAAGCCCGTTGTTGACGAAGATGGGATGAAGTTGGTCCGACAAGGCTTTGTGCAACAGGGCCACCATGACCGATGAATCTACTCCGCCGGACAGCGCGGCCACGACATGGTCCTTGCCTACCAGGGCTCTCACTTCGGCAGTCACCGTGCCGACAAAAGACGCCATTGACCACTCTGGCTTGATGCATGCGATCTGAAACAGAAAATTCTTTAAAATCCTTGAACCTTCAGGCGTATGCACTACCTCCGGATGAAACTGCACCCCCGTAATACGGTGGTCTTCGCTTTCAAAGGAAGCCACCGCGGTCTCCGCAGTCCGTGAAGATATCTGAAAGCCCGCGGGCGGAAGAACAACCTTGTCTCCGTGGCTCATCCACACCTGTGCCCCTTCGCGAACTCCGTCAAGGAGGACCGAATCCGCCAGGACACTTGCTAGGTGGGTCCGCCCATACTCTCGTTCCCGCTGCGCCGGCTCCACCTTCCCTCCGAGGACGTGAGCTATCGCCTGCAGGCCATAACAGATCCCCAGAACGGGCACATCTTGTTGAAGAATCCGACTGTCGAGCTGGGGCGAGTTCTCGTCGTAGATGCTTGCTGGTCCGCCGGACAGTATAATTCCAGCCGGCTTCTTTTGCTCGACAACCTCCATAGCTCGATTAAAGGGGTGAATCTCGCAGTAAACGCCGGCTTCCCGAATGCGTCGCGCAATAAGCTGGGTGTATTGGCCGCCAAAATCGACGATCAAAACGTATGGGGGAGCAGTCACCTCGCCTACCTCCTGGCGCTGGCGCGGTGGCCGAGCCGCGCGCCGCTGTTGAGTGAAAAGGGGTATTTTACCAGGGAAACTGCTTTGTGCAATCCCGCGTCCCGCGAGCCCCCCACAATTTCCTTGTTTTGAATGCCACTCTATGTTGGTGCCCTGAGTCGGCGTTTCGGTTCTGGCCATTGTAATAAAAAAAGACCGGGCGTATACCCGGTCTTTTCAGCATATATAGCTCTTCGAGAATTATTTCTACTTAACCGCCTGCTTCTTTACCATTTCATACTTCAGGCCCGGGACAACACAGGGATTGCAGCCAGGTGAAGTAACCTTCAGGCTTTCCACGTTGCTGACGAGTTTCGAGCCCGCGGGAATCGCAGGAGGAGCACCCCAAGCAACAGGGCCACCGTATGCGGGAGCAACGCACTTCGGCGGGATGATCTGAACTTTCATGGCGCAAGATGTGCCCTTCCAGACGCCCCAGGGACGGAAGCCGCCGGTGTACTGATCGCAGCCATCCAAAAGCAGGGTGCTGTCGCCACCGGGTGTGCCCTTGGAATCCTTCAAGATAGAGGTCTTTACCTTCATGGGGATCATAATCATGTCCCCTGTGGTAGCACAACCCGGCATGCCGGCCATGAAAGCGCTAGCTGCACCAACCGTGGTTATGATCAGAGCCAAAGCGCTGAACACAACGATCATTCTTTTAACCATACCCAAATCCTCCTTTTATTAGGTCCCACCGACCAGTAGCCAGGGAACCGAATTTGGAATTATAGACAATAAAACACGTTTGCCATTTTGATTATCAGAACAATCCAGGGAAGTCAAGACATTTTTTCCTGGGAGAGCCTGATTTCACCCTGCAATCCATATGGAGCATACCAGTAAAAATTTCAGGTTTCAAACTTTTTTTCCAAAAAAAGTGTAAGGGTTCAGTTACCGGCGGTCGATGCACATCATATTCTTGTACAAATCTTCCATCCGGTTCAACATCCCCCCGTACTCTCTGTCTTACACAGGGGGTCAGGAGGAATTTTTCTGGCCTTGCCCGCGTAGCCGAGGGGCTACTGAAAGTCTGGGGGTCGCCAATCACTGCGCCACATCCCTCGGGTCGGCCAGGCATCCAGCCAAGGCGCTGGCGGCAGCTACCGCGGGCGAAGACAAAATAACTTCGCTCTCGGGGTGCCCCATACGACCGACAAAATTCCGATTGGTCGTTGATACTGCGCGCTCTCCACGAGCCAAAATGCCCATGTAACCCCCAAGACACGGCCCGCACGTGGGCGTAGAAACAGCTCCGCCCGCCTTGATCATCTCTTCCACAATCCCCTCGGAGATCGCTTGCATCATTATCGTGGGTGTGCCCGGAATCACGATTAATCGCACCCCTTTGGCTACCTTGTTACCCTTAAGTATGGAAGCGGCGATTCGAAGATCTTCTATCCTGCCGTTGGTACAAGATCCTATCACGACCTGGTCCACCTTCATTCCCTTAACATCGGATATCGGCCGCACGTTCTCAGGTAGAAATGGCAGGGCCACTACCGGCTCCAGGGAACTCAGGTCTATTTCCAGCGCCTCCGCATATTCCGCATCCCGATCGGACTCATAAACCTTGTACGGGCGCGAGCCGTGAGAATCGGCAAATGATGCGGTGGCCTCGTCAAAGGGGAAGATACCGTTTTTCGCTCCGGCTTCTATCGCCATATTGGTGACTGTAAACCTATCAGACATGGTCAGGTGGCCGACCCCCTCCCCGGCAAACTCCATGGCCCTATACAGGGCGCCGTCCACGCCGATCTGACCTATGATGTGGAGGATCACGTCCTTCCCTCCGACCCAAGGGCCGGGCTTACCTTTCAGCACAAAGCGCATGGACTCGGGAACCTTGAACCAGCACGTCCCTGTAAGCATAGCCGCAGCAAAGTCCGTACTCCCTACGCCTGTGGAGAAAGCAGCCAGCGCGCCATAGGTACACGTGTGACTGTCAGCGCCAACCACGAGGTCGCCCGGAACCACGAGGCCTTGTTCAGGGAGCAGCACGTGTTCGATCCCCATGGTGCCCACATCGTAGAAATGGACAAGGCCCATTTCCTCGGCGAAAGCCCGCGATTTGATATGCATCATGGCCGACTCGATGTCTTTGGCAGGATTGAAATGGTCAAGGACTACGACGACTTTTTCCCGGTCGAATACGCGCTTGCCGCCGGCTTCCTGAAAAGGTTTCAGCGCCAAGGGGAGTGTAATGTCATTGGCCAAGGCTATGTCCACGCGTGTTTGTATCAGATCACCGGGCCTTACCAGTTCCAGGTCCGCGTGGTCCGCTAGAATTTTCTCAGTGATAGTCATTCCCATGGGTCTATTTTCCTTGAGTTTCCATTTTCGCGCGGCTGTGAAGACCACCTACATATATCTGCCGCGCCTGAAAAGCGTCGAGGCACAAGCCTTATTGATGCTGTTCAAGATTCCTGCTGCTCGCAGGGTCTTCATTATACTCCAACTGCCCCAAAAAAGCGCGGTGCAGTACGGGCGCACGGCAGAGGCCGTCTCAAAAGTCGTGCTCATGTCGAAATCGTGTTACCACGATGGCGATTGTCTCTGCCGGGTGGCCCGGAGGTCTGGTGGGACAGGCTTCCAGCCTGTCTATTGGGATGACCGGCAATCCCGCGTTCTGCGCGGGACGGCCCCACCCGAGGGTCGCGAAGCGACAAGAGGTGATTTCCAGCCTGCGAGTACTCCCGGCATTCTTTGGACAGGGTAGCGTCCTCGCAACAGCCCCTCTTGTTCCTTCGGAACCCGGAGGCAGTGGCCTCCGGGCCACCCAGCCGAGGGAGATTGCTTCGGTAAGCTCGCAATGACCCAGTGGGAGGTCTCCGTTGAAGGAGTGCAACAACGAAGCCACTTCTCACACAACTGAGCAGCCCCCCCTGCCACAACAGTTATTGTCGAAGCCGCTTGAGGACCCCTTACAGCAAATGAAACATCGCAACATCTTACATAGCGCCATTGGCGCTGCCAGCGACAATGGCGCCAAATCATGGAAGTTTTTGGGGAGGGGTCCGGGGAGGCCCTTTTTGTTCGGCCTCCCCGACAATTCTCCAAAAGCGCTTATCCTTCGCGTTCCCGGCGTTTGCGCAGGTATTCTGCGAGGGCCTCCTCCCAGCTCCGGAGCGCCGCTCCGGTGAGTTCGACAAATCTGGAGTTGTCGAGAACCGAATACGCGGGCCGGGGAGCCGGTCTGCCCAGTTCTTCGGTCGTTATCGGTTCCACGCGAACGTTGGTGATACCGGCTTGTTCAACAATTTGCCGGGCAAAATCATACCACGTAGTCTCACCCGAATTGGTCACATGCACGATTCCCTTGGCACCGCGGCCGGACAGCTTTATGAGCGCTGCGGCAAGGTCCTCGGAAAACGTCGGAGATCCCCGCTGATCGTCCACCACCTTCAAAACATCCCTGTGCGCGGCCGCGCTCAATATGGCCTCCACAAAATTCTTGCCGTTCAGACCGAAGAGCCACTGTGTTCTGACTATACAATGGTTCTCGGGGAGCAAGCTGGAGACCGCTGTCTCTCCTTGGGCCTTGGACTCGCCATAGACTCCCAATGGATTCAGGGGGTCACTTTCAAAATAGGGCGATCTCTTGGTTCCGTCGAACACATAATCGGTGCTCAAGTGAATCATGAAAGCGCCACACACTCTGGCGGCTTCGGCGAGGTTCGCGGCACCGTGCGCGTTGACGCTGAACGCGGCGGCAG
This region of Desulfomonile tiedjei genomic DNA includes:
- the rfbD gene encoding dTDP-4-dehydrorhamnose reductase, translated to MPRPREPYAVVGAKGMLGSDLVRLMRESGISTIPLDVDELDIRRAESTVEVLSKLNPGVIINVAAVTDVDGCESDPAAAFSVNAHGAANLAEAARVCGAFMIHLSTDYVFDGTKRSPYFESDPLNPLGVYGESKAQGETAVSSLLPENHCIVRTQWLFGLNGKNFVEAILSAAAHRDVLKVVDDQRGSPTFSEDLAAALIKLSGRGAKGIVHVTNSGETTWYDFARQIVEQAGITNVRVEPITTEELGRPAPRPAYSVLDNSRFVELTGAALRSWEEALAEYLRKRREREG
- the leuC gene encoding 3-isopropylmalate dehydratase large subunit → MGMTITEKILADHADLELVRPGDLIQTRVDIALANDITLPLALKPFQEAGGKRVFDREKVVVVLDHFNPAKDIESAMMHIKSRAFAEEMGLVHFYDVGTMGIEHVLLPEQGLVVPGDLVVGADSHTCTYGALAAFSTGVGSTDFAAAMLTGTCWFKVPESMRFVLKGKPGPWVGGKDVILHIIGQIGVDGALYRAMEFAGEGVGHLTMSDRFTVTNMAIEAGAKNGIFPFDEATASFADSHGSRPYKVYESDRDAEYAEALEIDLSSLEPVVALPFLPENVRPISDVKGMKVDQVVIGSCTNGRIEDLRIAASILKGNKVAKGVRLIVIPGTPTIMMQAISEGIVEEMIKAGGAVSTPTCGPCLGGYMGILARGERAVSTTNRNFVGRMGHPESEVILSSPAVAAASALAGCLADPRDVAQ
- the guaA gene encoding glutamine-hydrolyzing GMP synthase yields the protein MARTETPTQGTNIEWHSKQGNCGGLAGRGIAQSSFPGKIPLFTQQRRAARPPRQRQEVGEVTAPPYVLIVDFGGQYTQLIARRIREAGVYCEIHPFNRAMEVVEQKKPAGIILSGGPASIYDENSPQLDSRILQQDVPVLGICYGLQAIAHVLGGKVEPAQREREYGRTHLASVLADSVLLDGVREGAQVWMSHGDKVVLPPAGFQISSRTAETAVASFESEDHRITGVQFHPEVVHTPEGSRILKNFLFQIACIKPEWSMASFVGTVTAEVRALVGKDHVVAALSGGVDSSVMVALLHKALSDQLHPIFVNNGLLRKGEVHEVLSTFQDHLGIKLDYVDASDRFLSKLRGVTDPERKRKIIGEEFIRVFEEESSKFPDVKFLAQGTLYPDVIESVSFKGGPSATIKSHHNVGGLPDRMHLKLIEPLRELFKDEVRELGMELGVPESIVWRHPFPGPGLAVRILGEVTPERVALLQEADAIAMEEIRKAGLYRDIWQAFVVLLPVRSVGVMGDERTYEHVAALRAVEATDGMTADWFPIPHEVLGAISNRIIREVRGINRVVYDISSKPPSTIEWE